CATTTGACAGATCATTTGTTTTAGTTTGAAATGGAAGAGTTTCATTTATTAATGCTTTCTAAACCCCATCCTCAAGTTACTTGGTTTCTTCTAAAGAAACTTTAACCCCATCCTCAAGTTACTTGGTTTCTTTTAAAGAAACTTTATGGAAAAGTGGAAAACAACTCCTAGTTTTTATACCTTTTTCTAAGGAATAGTTTTGTGCTTGATCTCGTATCGAAATCTTAGATGACTAAAGACAATGCCATATTATTCTCACAATAAGTTTGTAACCTATGGCTAAGCACGCTAAAACGGCGGTTTAGGTTCAGGTCAAAACGTTTTTTGATCAAATTGGGTTCGCATCAAAATGGATTGTTCTAAGTATCAATTTCGTCTCAGATTAAAAAACGATTAGCTTGAAATACATGTCGTCTGtaagacttgaacccaagaccttcccCTCTCAAACCCAAGTGTTTAAAAGATTTGtttttgccaatggaccaccaccccattcattccttttcttgtttttatatatgtataatttttttaaaactaTAATTTAATTATCAAATCCTTTCAAACACAAAGGTAAGACCCTCTCCATATTtttatacctaaaaaaatctaaaaaacacacatttttttaaatattttttttatataaaaatcgctagttttcgTTTATAAaaaattggctactaaaagtagcgatttttatataaaaaatattaaaaaaaattttgtgttttttagatttttttaggttttttgtggGGTATGAGAACCTGTAATGgtgctttttttttaattttttgtaacTTTGAGAACCTATTATTGGAAAACTCATGGGAATCAGGTGCTCAGGGGCGCAGCTATTAAGGGGCCGGGGGGCACCCGAccctccgaacttttcgctcagtagtattatgtatgtacgtttcgtatagaaatttAAAGGTATTTTCGTTTTCTACCCCCGAACATTATATAGCCCAAATAATTTGATAACCCAATTCCCTAATTAAACATATACAATTATACAAACCTAGCCCAACTGTTATACAAACCCAGCCCAtctattattataaaaaaaagacCCAAAAGGCTGTGCTGTTGGATACGAACAGAAGGAAAAGAAGGGGCGGGAACAGTCGACCACGACACCACTTCAGTCTGAAATCGCCGCCTTCGACAGAGCTTCAATCTTCGACTTCTTAAATCTTCATAACATAAGGTATGTGTTTTTAATCTTTAGGTTTAATGGGTGTTTGAGTTGACTTATTTTGGAgcaacttataacttattgacttataaaagttaataagttgtttttatagtgtttggtttaacttatttaacttgtttttgagtaggaatcccaaacacccccttagggTTGCAATATATGTGATTTTGGTTGACATTTGGGGTGAATTAGGGCCGAATTTTTGCCCTAAACTTGTTAAATCTTTCTGTTAACTTGAAATTTGGGGTGATTTGTTAATTTGTTATTAGATTATGCTATAGGGAAAAATAAAACTATAACTTCTTTTTTCAAAAGAAGGAATGAAGAACAAGGAAGGGGAATTGATGATGAAAACCATGAGATTAAACGTCAAAAACCTTCAACTAACGAACCGGTTAATGAACCGATTAATGAAGCCGATCAAAACATTCAACAAGAGCATGATATTCCTCAAAATAAGATTAACATCAATGAAGTGGATGTTAATAGTCTAGAAAGAGATCCCGCGAAGCGACTCGGAATGTGGAAATATCCGGTTAATATAAGGGAGCAAGTAAGACTGGCTTATATATCATTAGGAGTGTATCAAATAAAGCTTGAAGAGTATAAGCCTAGAGGTCCAAAGAACAATCGTCGAAGATTTAAGTATGCTTGGTTTGATATGTTCCCTGACTGGTTAGAGTATTCTCCAACGAAACACAAGGCTTATTGTTTCCTTTGTTATTTATATAATGATAAACCGAATGAGAGCCACGGTCATGGTGCGTTTACTAGTGAAGGATTTGACAATTGGAAAAAAGTTAATGATGGGGATAAGTGTCCATTGTTGAAGCACAGTAAATCTTCAAATCATAAAAACGCTTTTCTATTCTACAAGAACTTGTTGAATCAAAAAGCACACCTTGAAAATTTCTTAATTGAAGAATCTAAAAATCTTAAAGGAAGACGGTCAGAACTATAATTCTTTATCCAGGTGAACCGGGTACCCACCTTCATCTCCTTTTTTAATGTATTGGTGTCTTTGTTCCAttgtttgttaaacaatgtttactttttaatgtttgagaacgttttttatttgatattaatgtttgacccGACCTGAATCGAATCATCGACGTCCGACCCGAACATATCACCTCGAAACAAAGCGATTGAAAAattttttaggtccggtgacttccgacccaccgttggaaattttcaagcttcgccactgcagGTGCTTACCACTGCGCCAGTCCTTGTAGGCTGTATTTGGTATTTGGGTTAACTGATAATGTGGTAAAAAAGAGCTGCTGATTTCCTATGATTTTTGTGACACTGATCATCTATCTGTTTGTTCATACTCTATTTGCATGGTCTGGATGGTGCATAACTTCATGTGCAGAATGGAATATGTGTTTACAATTATATGTGCATGCTGACGGGAAATGGGCCCACCTACACTATGGAGTTTCTCTCCAAATTTGATCACATGTTTGTTTATGATGTTGTTATATTACCCGAGCCCGATGGATATACCCGAAACCTGAAGCATTTTGGAAGGGTATACCCAGGGCCGGCCCGTAACGCTTATCAACCTAGGCTAAGGCCTAGGGCCACCCAAAAACAAAGGCCTCCAGTTTTATTTCTTTacatatattagacttgttttttttttttttttttttgccatttaaACAACGTTTCTAGGCCTAATATTTAGAATTTTACACTAGGAGTCCGCACTGTCCACGCACGCAACACATCAACCCTAGTTGGTGTCTTTTGAGTAAGCAATGTGAAATTGATTGCGGATTGAGCGAAATTAGGGCTGATATTAGGAAAAATCATCGCTCTGGTTATTCGATATCTCAAATCACAATCTCAATTCATTTATACCAATAATAAGGCCCTGACTTTGTAGTTCGCTTAGGGCCTCTAGAAACGTTAGAACGGCTGGGTATACCCAATACCTGGGCCGGGGTATGAGTATTGAAAAGAATATTTCGCGGATATGGAACGGGTATGGGATTTGATGATACCCGATCTGATTACTTGAAACTAAATATCTTCTTACCTGAAAACTTttaagttttatatttattttcgttTAACTTTTCAGTTATTTAATGCTGAACAATCTGATTTTTGGGCTACGTACAAGGATTGGGCTCTGTTTTCACTTCAGCACTTTGTGGTTTTGGAACATGTTGACCCACACTACAAGTTGTTAACTCTGTTTTTAACGAAATCTAATCAAACAAATGACAATAAATAAAGAATACATAgacatatatttttataaaaaaacatatgTTAATTAATTAAGAATTTTTTTCAGTAATCGATAACATTAGTGAACACTGgtgataaaaataataaaataaaaagaaagaaaaataaagtAAAGAAAACAACAGATTATTTCCTTTATAAATAAATCATAGATAACATCATTtaggcaaaatggtcatttactATAACGTTAACTGAAAAATTAATACCAATTAGTATAAAGGACAGAGCAAAATTTAGTAGTCTTTGAACTTTTTAAAGACAAATGACAAAAAGTGTAATTTTATGTGTAAATAAAGAACAATTTATGTAATTTATtctaaaaaaataacaaaagcaCAATTAATTGAAAAACAACCAAATTATACATATTATTTGAAACTTGTCATGAACAGTTTCAATATTTTagattatttgttttaattttataataatattttatCCTATCTCATAActtgatttttatatatattatttgaaaGTTGCCATAGTAATTCAATATTTTGAGTATATGTTTAAATTTTTACAATAGtattttattcatcatataaTTTGCTTTCTAATAACTTATGTACATCAACTTTTTTAAAAATCTACCTTCTTAACTATGACTGTTGTTTTAACATtgcgatataaattttattaaaaacagatACTTTGCCATTGTCGTACCAAACCGAACCAAGGCCGACCGAACAACATTtgtatcggtaccgatatttattgttattgtttttgCTTTCTATAATATGACACGGTAGCTATCGTATCGTACCAAACAACATTGGTAATGATACATGTTTTTAAATTTATGGGTTTTTAttctaatatttttttattatacaaCTCTAGCAGCGACGATAAATGAATATCATCGTTACCGATACCATGTCAATCTGAATTAATcgatattttacaaaaatatcgGTGTTGGTAGCGATGATCGTTCTTTTTTTCATTTTCGGTCGATATAAATACATGTTGATTTCTATACCGAGTGAATTATCGTACCAGTACTGAAGCGAACCGAAACCGATACCCATTAAATGCTTGCAATAACGTACTGCCGCAAAGCGCGGAGAAATAACCTAGTAATTACTAAAATTATGTGAGTTTTGAGGATGAAAACTTTTTCCACCCTCAACATTCAGCACTTATGGTCAATGTCAACATAAAATgatgagaaaaatgcccggatagtctttgtggttttgtattttttcacctatagtccccaagtttctaaaattacctgaatagtccccaacttttcattttttgttcccggatagtccctgggtctaatttcagtttgttttctctgttaagtgggtgtgaaattacCAATTTGCCCTTACTAATAAAATAttgataaaaataatattaataatctaATAATAAGGTACCCACTTTTACCCACCTCACTCCATCCATCTTCTCTCTTTCTTGTTTATGTCTACGTCTTCACCCACATTCTGACCAAAAACAAAGCACCACCACCACACCTAAATCTCAACCAACTGCCACCACTCTCAAATCTCTACtaccgccaccacctcaccccgtaACCAGGCCGCCGCCACCACCGCACCCTGTCATAACCGGCAGACCACCAATTCAAGACAAACCCACCCTGTCACTAATCCCTTCTTCAAACAATACTCAA
This genomic stretch from Helianthus annuus cultivar XRQ/B chromosome 8, HanXRQr2.0-SUNRISE, whole genome shotgun sequence harbors:
- the LOC110869547 gene encoding uncharacterized protein LOC110869547 — translated: MWKYPVNIREQVRLAYISLGVYQIKLEEYKPRGPKNNRRRFKYAWFDMFPDWLEYSPTKHKAYCFLCYLYNDKPNESHGHGAFTSEGFDNWKKVNDGDKCPLLKHSKSSNHKNAFLFYKNLLNQKAHLENFLIEESKNLKGRRSEL